In the genome of Myxococcus guangdongensis, the window TCCAGCCCGCCGCGTCTCCGACGAACGCGGTGGTGGTGACGAGCATGCCCAGGGTCCGCAGTGCCTGGCCCCGGGGAGATTCCGGGGGGAAAGGCAGGCCCGTCTCCTGGTCCGTGAGCAGCGACTTCAGCGACTTCGTCGTCTCGAGCACCTGCGCATCGGTGGAGCCGGGCTTGATGTCGCGCAGCAGCCGGACGTACGACTTCATGTCGCTCGACTTCATCCCGAACACGTCGGCGTAGCGCGCGAGCCCGTCGAAGATTTTTCGTGCTTCACCGGGCGACTTGTTGCCCGCGGAGATGAGGGCCACCGTGCCGGCGCTCTTCACCAGCGCGAGCGCGAGCTTCTCGTCGAAGTCCTTGCCGTCCTTCAGCGCGCCCACCACGTCGAGGAAGAGCGGCTTGTCCTCGGCCTTCGCGGTGAGCTGCGCGGCGAGGTACTCGGCTCCGCCCTTCGTCTCCGCCAGTCGGGGCAGCTCGCGCGCGAGCGCCTGGACGCGCGCCTCGTCCGAGCCCACGGGCACGCCATCCGGCGCGGCGGTGGAGAGCAGCTTGCCCAGGCGCTCGTGCTCCGCGAGGTCCTGCTGCACGGTGCCCTGGAGCATGTACGTGTCGATGAAGGACTTCTGCTGCTCGGGCGTGAGGACGGCGGCAGGTCCACTGAGCAGCTCGGTGAGCCGCTGCTGGTGCTGCTGCGCCTTGTCCGCCGCGGCGGAGAACTGGCCGCGGATGCCGTCGAGGGTGCTCCACAGCGTCTGGTGCAGCGCCGCCTGGGCCGTGCCGTAGGAGGGCGCGGTGCTGCCTGGAGGGATGACCTCGCCACGACTGAAGGAGCGCTCGATGTCGAACGCGAGCCGTGAGCCGAGGCCGAAGTTCATGGATGTGCGCACCGCGCTCGTCAGCGACATGTTGACGAGCGTGGGAGGCGCGTCGCGCGTGAAGGCCTTGCCCACGCGGCCGGCCGTCGGGTCCTCGAGGTGCTCGGTGGCGCGCGCGAGGGCGTAGTACGTCTCGTGCTCGATGCGCGTCTCCTCGTTCGCGAGCTTCTCGAGCACCTTGCGGTCATGGAGGTCCGGTGGCTTCTGCGAGCCGGGCGGATGGAGCTTGCGGTTCGTCTCCGGCGACACGCCGGCGAAGAGCTGGCCCATCTTGGCGAGGGACGGCTCCGCCGCGCGGACGAACGCCTCCTGGTAGACGGGGTCCGGGTTGCTGGCGATGAGCCGCTCGAACTGACGCGCGCCCTGCTCCAGGCTCGTCTGGAGGGTGGCCTCCAGCGCCTTCGCGTCCTGGGTCGCGCGGGTCTTCACGTCCGTGCCGGTGCCGCCGACGGTGCTCACGCCGAGGTTCGGGATGAAGGGCTCGGGCCTCGGCGCGGGGACATCGCGGGCGGCGTCCTCGAGGCGCTTCGCCACCGCCGCGCCCACGCTGCCTCCCGCGCGTGCGCCCACGTCCGCGGCCGTGTTCGAGGAGGCGCCTTGGAGCGCGGTGAAGGACGGCTGTCCGCGCGTGGGCGAGAAGAAGACGCCCAGTTGCTCGCGCGTCATCGCCACCGGGCCGCCGGTGTGGAGGGGGTCGGCGACCAGGTACTTTCCATCCGAGGTCTTGCCGAGAATCGCGTTGAGGTGGCCGATGTCGCCCGAGCCCATGCGCTCGGGGAACTGCTCGCGCCAGGCCGCGTTCGTCCGGCCGTTGGCGACCACGGGGTTGCCCGCGGCGAGCTGGCGGTCCAGCTCTTCCCAGCCCTGTCCGTAGCGCGCGTCGAGCCCCGCGCCCTTGATGCCGTCGCTGACCATGGTGCCGCCGGTGAGCTCGCGGTCGCGGTCGAGTTGCGGCACGCGGGTGCCGTCGGAGGCCTTCACGGAGGTGAACTCACTCTCGCGGCGAGGGCTCATCAACGCGCGCGCGTAGTCGACCTGTTGCTCGTGGGTGAGGCCGGCGGGCATGTGGCCCGTGTATGCGAGCGACATGGCGAGGCTCGCGGGGCCGCAGTTGGTGCTGCCGCGAGGACCGGTCGGGTTGTACTCGGAGGTGAACTGGGTGATGAACGCGTCCTCGGCGGACATGGCGGGACGACGTGCACCGCCAGAGGTCTTCTCTTCCGTGAGGGCCTTGCCGAGCGCCTCGCGTGTCTTGCCCGCGTAGTCGCCCGAGGCCGTGATGCCGTGCTCGGCCTGGAAGCGCTCCAGCGCGGCTGCGGTCTTCGGGCCGAACTGTCCTGGTCCCGTGGCGACCTGTTCCTCGGTGAGGTAGCCCAGCGTCACCAGCGCGTCCTGCACCGCCTTCACATCGGGGCCGGTGTCGCCGCGCTTCAGGTCCCGGAGCGGGAGCGGTGCGGGCGCTTCTTCCTCCTCCTCGGGAGGTGGAGGTGGCGGCGGTGGTTGGAGCCGCTCGCGGTGCACGGCGCCGCCGTTGTCCTCCTCGAAGCTGGAGGTCGAGTCGAAGCCCTCCGCGTGAGAGGACTCCTCCTGGGTGACGATGTTGTTCTCGGTGCGGGTCTCGGTCCGGGCTGTTTCAGTCGCGCCCTCGGATGAGACGGATTGCGTCGGACGTGACGAGCCGTCGACACGCATGTTGTGACTCCCCCTCTGAACGTCCCGGCAAGACATGCCGGGTGCGAAAGCGATACGGAGGTGTCGCGAATCCATTGCGGACCCACGTGCGCCTCCAATGCGTCTCGGTTCATGAGAGCGTGCGTGTTTCCGTGGCGCTCATTGACGCGACCTTTTGCGGCCTTCAGAGTTCCTCTTCTCTCGAAGTGGCGACACCTGTGGAGGGGCTCCATGACCATCACCCTGAGAATCTGCACGCCGCCCGACGCGCTGCCGGACTGGTACCCCCCGCTCGACCCGGAGCATCCCGCCGACTACCGCCTCCGCTATGTCGAGCTGGACATGCTCATCGAGGCGATGATTCTGCTCGGGGTCGTCAGCGAGGAGCCCGCGGAAGGGGAGGACCTCCTGGCGATGGACCGGTTCGGTGAGGTGGGCAACGAGTTCGACCCCGATGAGTGCGTGCGCATCTCACGGAGCATGCGTCGCTTCATGCAGGAAGAGGTTCCCTCGGAGTTCTTCGCCACGCTGCAGGAGCGCTGGAACGACACGCAAGCGGAGCTCCGTCAGGCGTTCGAGGCACGCGGCGAGCTCGTGGTCTCCGGGTTCGAGTCGTTCCCGTACGATGCCAGGTCGCTGCGCAGCGCCCTGCTGCACTGGGGCGCCTTCACCGCCCTTGCCGCCGACCACGGTGGACTGGAAGTGGTGGAGTAGCCCGTGCCCCTGCGACTCCAGGCCTGCGCCGCATTCCTGCTCGTTCTCTGTGCGTGCGCTACGTCAGCGCCGAGCGCAGGAGCGGGGGCCCCCGCAGTCCAAGAGCCGTGAACCTCCAACGAGCCGCAGGGCTGCCGTGGAAGGACGAGGGACGGTGCGCCGTCCGCGAGGCGTCTCAACCCTGACCCGTGCTGGC includes:
- a CDS encoding peptidoglycan-binding protein, coding for MRVDGSSRPTQSVSSEGATETARTETRTENNIVTQEESSHAEGFDSTSSFEEDNGGAVHRERLQPPPPPPPPEEEEEAPAPLPLRDLKRGDTGPDVKAVQDALVTLGYLTEEQVATGPGQFGPKTAAALERFQAEHGITASGDYAGKTREALGKALTEEKTSGGARRPAMSAEDAFITQFTSEYNPTGPRGSTNCGPASLAMSLAYTGHMPAGLTHEQQVDYARALMSPRRESEFTSVKASDGTRVPQLDRDRELTGGTMVSDGIKGAGLDARYGQGWEELDRQLAAGNPVVANGRTNAAWREQFPERMGSGDIGHLNAILGKTSDGKYLVADPLHTGGPVAMTREQLGVFFSPTRGQPSFTALQGASSNTAADVGARAGGSVGAAVAKRLEDAARDVPAPRPEPFIPNLGVSTVGGTGTDVKTRATQDAKALEATLQTSLEQGARQFERLIASNPDPVYQEAFVRAAEPSLAKMGQLFAGVSPETNRKLHPPGSQKPPDLHDRKVLEKLANEETRIEHETYYALARATEHLEDPTAGRVGKAFTRDAPPTLVNMSLTSAVRTSMNFGLGSRLAFDIERSFSRGEVIPPGSTAPSYGTAQAALHQTLWSTLDGIRGQFSAAADKAQQHQQRLTELLSGPAAVLTPEQQKSFIDTYMLQGTVQQDLAEHERLGKLLSTAAPDGVPVGSDEARVQALARELPRLAETKGGAEYLAAQLTAKAEDKPLFLDVVGALKDGKDFDEKLALALVKSAGTVALISAGNKSPGEARKIFDGLARYADVFGMKSSDMKSYVRLLRDIKPGSTDAQVLETTKSLKSLLTDQETGLPFPPESPRGQALRTLGMLVTTTAFVGDAAGWSQADLASRLKVVGDGLSVTGDGATVITSVLGKTARWSSAVSAFGKLSALGAVLGAAGDAMQSIQFLQQGDGWKFASSGAQALGGALMAGASLFGMAPGFQILGAALFLGGLGLKYLDPADERLREEQVKLLTASGMAPGLAKGLIHLGPDFLGSRLVQGAGMSPEQVQTFLTAHPDIAQDSLHLDSLAQAADAMKMKGAHFQEFLERLAKAHGVDMATLGREVHTLFFGHPPSGGAGGGEQYLSQGDEFRAWVQKRTPEVAAWAKQHESP